In the Nerophis ophidion isolate RoL-2023_Sa linkage group LG01, RoL_Noph_v1.0, whole genome shotgun sequence genome, one interval contains:
- the eri2 gene encoding ERI1 exoribonuclease 2: protein MSTKKLAKELGLLRQRSQTSIGLKKTLLSNQVFSYLIVIDFESTCWREKKNSSQEIIEFPAVLLNTSTGEIESEFHTYVQPQEHPILSTFCTELTGITQMQVEAGVPLQICLSQFNRWLQKLRLEKGVVFPAHQQTSSSLPPSQKLCAFLTWSDWDLGVCLHYECKRKQIHKPDVVNSWIDLRSTYRIFYSRKPKGLNGALQDLGIQFCGREHSGVDDARNTAHLAARMMRDGCVMKITRRLERTPSALRNKTEANRPTFSTMSSVANATKVLNPEDKSSPKVSVPVCQSLVSPKTLLNDTTSPPWAPRSSRTRCSTAAHVSSPHLNTDLLLCSTVLGGLQQHQDTRPGPGLAGRDEEQVEELAAEDEDRCGSYDDVALDDVGLDSTEEGSLELVSDYDSGCYVWWDPEEPPTDPVPLGGEAGHVSGGPHAGFAVPQTLPKRHLHQAAALTKTMKTPSLFQSKTFIPEGTSTPIAAIFRPKKGMAPSFTVLADPVTRVATPGSRNVAKTVLSSLSINVPRGGKMTSPLCDCGRRSRRLRVSNGGPNQGRGFYCCAVRRSAQKGCEFFKWEAATSVSLRLTDKTLGPRLPQRKSC from the exons ATGTCGACCAAGAAGTTAGCCAA GGAATTGGGACTGCTGAGGCAGCGAAGTCAAACCTCCATTGGCTTGAAAAAGACTCTGTTGTCAA aTCAAGTGTTTTCATATCTGATCGTCATTGACTTTGAGTCCACTTGCTGGAGAGAGAAAAAGAACTCCAGTCAAGAAATAA TCGAGTTCCCCGCTGTTCTTCTAAATACGTCCACGGGGGAGATTGAGTCTGAGTTCCACACGTATGTTCAACCTCAGGAGCATCCAATACTTTCAACCTTCTGCACTGAGCTCACCGGCATAACACAG ATGCAAGTTGAAGCGGGGGTCCCCCTCCAGATCTGTCTGTCTCAGTTCAACCGCTGGCTGCAGAAGCTGCGGCTGGAGAAAGGCGTGGTCTTTCCGGCCCACCAACAGACCTCTTCCAGTCTTCCGCCTTCCCAAAAGCTCTGCGCTTTTCTCACGTGGTCGG ACTGGGATCTTGGGGTGTGTTTGCACTACGAGTGTAAACGCAAGCAGATCCACAAGCCAGATGTGGTCAACAGCTGGATCGACCTGAGGAGCACATACAGG ATTTTTTACAGCAGGAAGCCCAAAGGGTTGAACGGAGCGCTACAAGATCTGGGAATACAGTTCTGTGGGAGAGAACATTCCG GCGTGGACGACGCTCGCAACACCGCTCACCTGGCAGCGAGGATGATGAGGGACGGCTGCGTGATGAAGATCACGAGACGCTTGGAGAGG ACGCCATCAGCGCTAAGAAACAAAACGGAAGCAAACAGGCCAACATTCTCCACTATGTCGTCCGTTGCAAACGCCACTAAAGTCCTAAATCCAGAGGACAAGTCCAGCCCTAAGGTGTCAGTCCCAGTCTGTCAGAGTCTGGTGTCTCCAAAGACTCTCCTCAACGATACGACGTCGCCTCCCTGGGCTCCCCGGAGCAGCAGGACGAGGTGCAGCACAGCGGCTCACGTCTCCTCCCCGCACTTGAACACCGACCTGCTTCTGTGCTCCACGGTCCTCGGAGGCCTCCAGCAGCACCAGGATACAAGACCCGGACCTGGACTCGCAGGGCGGGACGAGGAGCAGGTGGAGGAGTTGGCAGCGGAAGACGAAGACAGGTGCGGGTCCTACGACGATGTGGCGCTGGATGACGTCGGCTTGGACTCCACGGAGGAGGGTTCATTGGAACTTGTCTCGGACTATGACAGCGGGTGTTACGTGTGGTGGGACCCTGAGGAACCTCCCACTGATCCAGTCCCTTTGGGAGGAGAAGCTGGACATGTCTCTGGTGGACCACATGCTGGCTTTGCAGTTCCTCAAACGCTTCCTAAACGACATCTCCATCAAGCTGCGGCATTGACTAAAACCATGAAGACGCCCTCCCTTTTTCAGTCCAAAACCTTCATCCCAGAAGGGACATCCACCCCTATTGCCGCCATTTTCCGTCCCAAAAAAGGCATGGCGCCGTCCTTCACCGTCCTCGCCGACCCCGTGACGAGGGTGGCAACTCCCGGCTCCCGCAACGTCGCCAAGACCGTCCTCTCCTCGCTATCCATTAACGTCCCGCGCGGGGGGAAGATGACCTCACCGCTGTGCGACTGCGGCCGCCGCTCAAGGCGTCTGCGGGTGTCCAACGGCGGTCCCAACCAAGGCCGGGGCTTCTACTGCTGCGCCGTGCGGCGGTCGGCCCAGAAGGGCTGCGAGTTCTTCAAGTGGGAGGCGGCCACGTCCGTCTCGCTCCGTCTCACCGACAAAACGCTCGGCCCGCGTTTGCCCCAGAGGAAGAGCTGCTAG